Part of the Tribolium castaneum strain GA2 chromosome 4, icTriCast1.1, whole genome shotgun sequence genome is shown below.
catacgctcgttgcataacgacagcttTAAGCTTGTCTTTATCGATTTTATGAAATGTTCGTCCACTGACCCCACCTGACCTGGTTTGggataaaaatgtaaagtttAAAATGTAAAGTGTTTGCGAGGAACGCAACACTTTACGAGCTGGGATCaagagatttattttttaactggaaaaaaatgctttgtCTTCATTTGTGAGTGAAAAAAGTATCGGTAATGATGAAAACTGCGCGCGCAAAATCGATCCCGCTGTCAGCGCACGTCATTTCAGTCTTGTTCTATTTCCGCCATCTTGGAAATACAGATAAAGTAGTGAGCGTCTCTAGCAATACGCGAAGTAGATAACTGATTTATCATAATTTACCAACAAAATGAAAACCTACAGTCGGAAGAAATCCGGAGAAGCTCAAGACGTGATCTTGGATCTAAACGAATTATGTCGATTATGTATGGCAAAAGAGGACGAATTGGTGCCGATTTTCAACAGCGACGAAGCCATCCCTTTGACCCTGCGGATCATGGCTTGTGTCGCCCTCGAGGTAAGAAAATCGAAAAACTGTAGTTATCTACTCGTTACACTTGACAAAATCTGCAGGTTTTCGAAGGCGATGGCCTACCGAACAAGATCTGTCACCCGTGCAAATTCCAACTGGAAAAATCGTACAACTTTCGGAAAAAATGCGAAAACTCAGACATGAAACTGAGGCAGCATTTGAAGAGTCTCCAGGCTAAGATTGGCGATGCTGACCTGAACGTATCAGGGGAGAGCGAAGCGGCAGTTGAAGAATCGCAAGAGAAACAAGAGGATGAAGTTAAGGAACCCAGCACTGAAGAAGACTTGGTCGGGGTCACCCAAGTCGCCTACATACAACCAGACCCCGAACCTGAAGACGATCCCGAAAGTATCACTTTACCGGCGGACGCCGACGTCGTGAATAAAGACGCCTGCACCCTGAAATCCCTCAAAAGGGAAGTCATGGATGTTGAAGACAATGAAGGCGACGGAGTCATTTTTGTGGATGAAGCAAGCCAAGAAATGGAAGACACGAGCTACGACGCGATCGCAGACGCGGTCAAGGCCACTCTTGCCACCCAGCCGGGTCAGTATTCAACGATAGCCTGTGGTGGAGTTTCCCACATTGGGGGAAACTAAAAGAACTTGGAGAAAACGTCTCATTTCATCGTAAAGATCACACCAAAATCTATCATATTGGATCGATTTTTATTGATTcgacactttttttattttcttaattacggcaaactattcaaaaaagcgGAACTATAACTATAACGATATTTTCAATTCAAATGTATCGTTCCAGGTTTTGACGTGTCTGGCCAGCTGCAGATGAAAATTATCCCCACGGAGGGCAAGCTGACTCAGGTGGAGGTGACCACAGAAAACGGCACAGTCATAGTCATGGAACTGATGACCGAAGAAGAGGCCGAAGCGCCCCAAATGAGCTCCACCGTGCCGGAAGTCAACGAAGAAGGCGAATTGAAAATCTTCAAGTGTCCCCAATGCCCCAAGTCCTTCGCACGGAGGATTCAGCTGCGAAGGCACGCCTCGGTTCACATGCAACAGAGAGGTTTCAGTTGCGGGATGTGCGAGAAGTGGTTTCCCACTAGGTCGGCTTTGGTGCGTCACGAGAGGATTCATACGGGGGAGAGACCCTTCCAGTGTGAGATATGCCAGAAGAGTTTTGCCCAGAAGGAGATTCTGTATCGGCATTTGATGACACATTCGGGACAGAAACCGTACAATTGCACCCATTGTAACAAAGGTTTTACGCAGAGGGAGCCACTGAGGATCCATCTGAGGACGCACATGACGGAAGGCTCGCATGATATCAATTTACACTATTGTTCCTTGTGTCCGAAAGTATTTTGTCATGCCTCGGGTTTGAGTCGGCATTTGGTCACCCATACAGGGAAGACCTTTAAATGTAGGGATTGTGATCGGTCGTTCACGGATAAATCGTCGCTGAGGAGGCACCACAAACAAACACTGCATCAACCGTAGGTTTCGTCGAATATTTTTGTGGCTATATATTTTCTTTAAGAATATACTTATTCACACTTATGGTCTGTATCTTGAACCCTTTAATCTCATTTCCAAGATAGTCTTCACCGTAtacaatttcttgttgcaaataTCAGATTACGCTAAACGTTTACATGCTTTCCCGTTCACGTGACCCGATTTGTGAATAGCTCACGTCGCTCTTCACATTCCGctctaaaaatacaaaaaatattttcaaagacGCGAAACCCATTGTGCAAATCCCTTTCCCACCTTTTATTATCCTCAAATTACATGGAACAAACGTGATCTGGAATGCTGCCATGTTGGTAAAATTGTCACGTAGTTGCCGTaaacgaaataataatttcgccgaaaagtaaatattttggcaaaattgaaATAATCCCAATGCTTTGTCTTGTCTTTTTCTTAATTGTCACAGCGTGCGACAAACTTTTCCATCCCCGACTGAAATATCTCAGTTTTGTCCAAAAATCTCGTTTATTTCGGGACCGCCGACGTAAAAGAATCAAAAATAACCCGAAAATTATAAGCGAAACGCATATAATGGTCGCACGCACTCAAAAACctatagaaattatttttaccagcctaatttcatatttttagagGTGCAATTACGGCAGGTGTGCGCAAAAACAAGCACTGAGTAATTATGTTGGGCAATAAACGTGTCGGAAAAATTCTCCAGATTTTATTGTCAATGGatgtttattgaaatttttggcGTATAGTTACGTTGTTGCCCCCCGCTTGTCCTCTATGGGAAGTGTGGGATATGAGAATCGCTTTTGCCAGTTTATCCCTGCGATCGTCTGAAAAGCGGCAACGAATATTTCAGGTAGCTGCAAGTCaacaaattgtaatttaatcaaactcatatctatttttaatgcttactAATATTAGTCCTAAACCATCAATCATAACTTGGATCAAGTCACATTCacataatttacaaattaaaaataaagtagcGGAATTAGAGCAAGTACTTGTTTCCTGGAAATAGCGCGGATTGCAGTGTGGGGCTTTTAATAGAAGTGCGTGTCCCACGAATTCgcttttttgacgaaaatttttcagtctGACTCACATTTTGTCCCGGGTATAATTAGACTTCAAACAACTGAAATAACAATTTACTTACCTCTGTTATATAAATAAGTATGACTTTAATATGCGTTCGACCGtgactttaaatttaaatgaaattagaatgccccataaaaattaaatagcgaattttaaaaatataatagtgAATCACGGTTTTTGACTCGGGTTCAAGACCGAAAAATAGCCACTTGAGAACAACATCTGTTTGAAATTAGAGTTTCTAGCCGATTGCAACAAAGGACACTTCGTATCAATAATCTTTCGAAAAATTACATGTTTACACATCATTTTAAGTTTACGATCGCATCTCAATTCCTCCGTGATGGAAAATTGCAATTTGTTCGAACTGAGCGTCGTTATTTATAACTTGGTGAAAGCACACTTGTTTCAAGTAATCTTTTCATCGATCTCTTCatcagtttatttttacagcGAGGCCccttaaaatttcaatttcaggTAGTTTAGAAGCGAGAAGAATCCGAAAAATGGCGAGATTAGTTAACAAACAGTTCAACTCTCCTATTGGTTTATATTCCGAGCAGAACATTCGAGAAGTGATCGAAAGAGAGTcccaaattttgtcaaatggAGCAGTCGGGTAAGACAATGCATTTTTGGCAAAGTTCCATTCAGGTATGTTTTCAACCAGGGCAAATCCTAATTGACATATTTGCGTctgagaaatttttaaaattaaatattgtgGGGATTTTTCGGGCAAAGGTGGGCGGAAGATTGATGCcagttgaaaataaattttcaacagaGAATAAAGCGAAAAATGGTACAACATTCTTTACCAAAAGCGCAAAATATGAGGCCATTTCACACTTTTCCTCGTAAATAATCAAATTAcataaacacattttctgaaagATGAGAGTCTATTTCTGAGCTTTGGCGATGCGAAGCAATGCAATAAAACCGCAACTTGTAAATCCGAGTTCACTGCTCACATCAGGAAATGTACAATTTCCTTAATGCACAAATACcgaaatagatttttttattttgggtcAATGATTCAGTGGTGACATCAAGAAAACAAAGATTGTGACGAAGATTAGCCCTCGTTTCACTCAAAACTCGGACAATTTTCAGTACGCGAATTACTCTCGAACGCGAAACACTGAACGATTTCTCGCGCCGCTCTGTATATTAACAAAACGGAAACATGAGTTACCTGGTTGAAGACAGgtagtttttgcaaaaatcaaacaattttgtgactgtttttgtgatttttttctcattttagaatcaattttaataatccCGGAGTTGGGAAACCGACGAATTTACAAAATTCCGCTGTTCTGAGAATGTTAGAGGAAGAGGAACAGAGGCAAAGGAGTGGCCAGTCACCGAGTAAGATTCTGTTTGTGAATAATTAGGCATTTTTCATTCGCTAACAACAGGATTTACTAAGACaagtacaaaaacaaaatttgatttagTGTGGTActtagtaaatttttgttatttatggtttgtttaaataaaaataacacaccAACGGTAGGTTTAGTTGATTACAGTGAtttttactgaataaaaaattgtgtaataatttaacaatGCATGATTTTTCCAACTTTGTTGTGTAAAACGTGTCTGAGACATAACAACTTATCAGCGGCTCATAAAAATGTCACAGACTGAAGGTCTCTGggacaaaagttttaaaatcttGGATCTTGGCGAGGTCCCTTGAATCTTTCAACCGTTGAAAAATAATAGTGACAGCAATAAAACTTAATCTTAATGTTTGCCTTCAATGTTTTCTACGCACGTGTTTTTTCCGTgctcaaattttgttttttgtatttttgaatcagCCCCCTCCCATTTTGATTTTCATTCTTCGCGATGTCTATTTTTACCTTTGTTTGTCCCCGCAACTAAAATTTCTTAGGTATCGGCTATAGTAGACCCCTTCGCGACCAAATAAAATGGCCCCCACCGGAATTCGAGCAGAAGAATCTTCAAAGATCGTCGTTCAAAGACGTCGTCACTCCAGGTATCGAGCGTGCGCGCGATCGCCCccatttttgatgttttggtAGAGTAGTGTCGTGACTAACGTGTCTTTGTAACTAAAATTTTGGGT
Proteins encoded:
- the LOC661494 gene encoding zinc finger protein 358, which produces MKTYSRKKSGEAQDVILDLNELCRLCMAKEDELVPIFNSDEAIPLTLRIMACVALEVFEGDGLPNKICHPCKFQLEKSYNFRKKCENSDMKLRQHLKSLQAKIGDADLNVSGESEAAVEESQEKQEDEVKEPSTEEDLVGVTQVAYIQPDPEPEDDPESITLPADADVVNKDACTLKSLKREVMDVEDNEGDGVIFVDEASQEMEDTSYDAIADAVKATLATQPGFDVSGQLQMKIIPTEGKLTQVEVTTENGTVIVMELMTEEEAEAPQMSSTVPEVNEEGELKIFKCPQCPKSFARRIQLRRHASVHMQQRGFSCGMCEKWFPTRSALVRHERIHTGERPFQCEICQKSFAQKEILYRHLMTHSGQKPYNCTHCNKGFTQREPLRIHLRTHMTEGSHDINLHYCSLCPKVFCHASGLSRHLVTHTGKTFKCRDCDRSFTDKSSLRRHHKQTLHQP